In Flavobacteriaceae bacterium, the following proteins share a genomic window:
- a CDS encoding sulfite exporter TauE/SafE family protein, with product MEHWYHYLLLIIVGFAVGFINTLAGGGSLLSLPVLIFLGLPPSVANGTNRVAIVIQTAMAVFGFKSKGVSTFPFNAYLGGAALIGAIIGANIAVDINGAVFNKILAIVMITVILIIIFMPKTNLTNITERVTGKYLWVGMLAFFFFGVYGGFINAGLGFIMILFLHFFNHMTLVRANATKVAVVFMYTLSALIVFVVNDKVNWLIGLVLAIGNGTGAWVSSRVSVSKGDKFVKTFLIIMVSLMAIKLWFFNK from the coding sequence ATGGAACACTGGTATCACTACCTCTTATTAATTATTGTAGGCTTTGCTGTTGGATTTATAAATACTTTAGCTGGAGGTGGTTCGCTACTATCTCTACCAGTTTTAATCTTTTTAGGATTACCTCCAAGTGTTGCAAACGGAACCAACAGGGTGGCGATAGTAATACAAACAGCAATGGCTGTTTTTGGATTTAAAAGTAAAGGTGTTAGTACATTCCCTTTTAATGCTTATTTAGGTGGCGCAGCATTAATTGGAGCTATTATAGGTGCGAATATTGCTGTAGATATTAATGGGGCAGTTTTTAATAAAATCTTGGCTATAGTAATGATTACTGTTATTTTAATTATCATTTTTATGCCAAAAACAAACCTTACAAATATTACTGAGAGAGTTACAGGAAAATACCTTTGGGTTGGAATGTTAGCCTTTTTCTTTTTTGGAGTTTATGGCGGATTTATAAATGCAGGACTAGGGTTTATTATGATTTTATTTTTGCATTTTTTTAATCATATGACATTAGTAAGAGCCAATGCAACAAAAGTGGCTGTTGTTTTTATGTACACCTTATCTGCATTAATTGTTTTTGTAGTTAATGATAAAGTAAATTGGTTAATAGGCCTTGTTTTAGCTATAGGAAATGGTACAGGAGCATGGGTATCTAGTAGAGTATCTGTATCAAAAGGAGATAAATTTGTAAAAACGTTTTTGATAATTATGGTAAGTCTTATGGCTATTAAACTATGGTTTTTTAATAAGTAA
- the ribB gene encoding 3,4-dihydroxy-2-butanone-4-phosphate synthase, translated as MAETAHTSTQKIQLNTIEDAINDIRDGKVIIVVDDENRENEGDFLTAAEKITPEVINFMATHGRGLICAPLTESRCKELELGMMVNNNTDPMETAFTVSVDLKGKGVTTGISASDRATTVNALVDTNTKPFELARPGHIFPLVAKEGGVLRRTGHTEAAIDFARLAGLKPAGVIVEIMNEDGTMARLPQLMEVAKKFDLKIVSIEDLVAYRMQHDSLIQKKEDFTIETRFGAFRLRAYQQTTNDQVHIALTKGEWSTNETVLTRINSSLVNNDILGTLTNNADKRLDDMFNLINKAGKGAIVFINKESKSNNLLKRLSILKEIQKENIVSKAPKLKMDSKDFGIGAQILHDLNIHKLNLVSNASTQTKRVGIIGYGLEIMDYTPY; from the coding sequence ATGGCGGAAACTGCTCATACTTCAACTCAAAAAATTCAATTAAATACTATAGAAGATGCTATAAATGATATTCGAGATGGTAAAGTTATCATAGTAGTAGATGATGAGAATCGAGAAAATGAAGGTGATTTTTTAACTGCTGCAGAAAAAATAACTCCAGAGGTTATTAATTTTATGGCTACCCATGGACGTGGACTTATCTGTGCGCCTCTTACAGAAAGTAGATGTAAAGAGCTAGAGCTGGGTATGATGGTAAATAATAATACCGATCCTATGGAAACAGCATTTACCGTTTCTGTAGATTTAAAAGGTAAAGGTGTTACCACTGGTATTTCGGCAAGTGATAGGGCTACAACGGTAAATGCATTAGTAGATACTAATACAAAACCATTTGAGTTAGCACGTCCTGGTCACATTTTTCCTTTGGTTGCTAAAGAAGGTGGTGTATTACGGAGAACAGGTCATACTGAAGCCGCTATTGATTTTGCAAGGTTAGCTGGTTTAAAACCGGCAGGAGTAATTGTAGAGATCATGAATGAAGATGGCACAATGGCACGTTTACCACAACTTATGGAAGTGGCTAAAAAGTTTGATTTAAAAATAGTTTCTATTGAAGATTTAGTAGCATATAGAATGCAACATGATTCTCTTATCCAAAAAAAGGAAGATTTTACTATCGAAACTAGATTTGGTGCATTTCGCTTACGAGCTTATCAACAAACAACAAACGATCAAGTACATATTGCCTTAACTAAAGGAGAATGGTCTACTAACGAAACTGTACTTACCAGAATTAACTCAAGTCTAGTAAACAACGATATTCTTGGAACATTAACCAATAATGCGGATAAGCGATTAGACGATATGTTTAATCTTATTAATAAAGCAGGAAAGGGCGCTATAGTATTTATTAATAAAGAAAGTAAATCTAATAACTTATTAAAACGTTTAAGTATTTTAAAAGAAATTCAAAAAGAAAATATAGTATCTAAAGCTCCAAAATTAAAAATGGATTCTAAAGATTTTGGTATTGGTGCTCAAATACTACATGATTTAAATATTCATAAACTTAATCTGGTTTCTAATGCCAGTACGCAAACAAAACGTGTAGGGATCATAGGCTATGGATTAGAAATTATGGATTATACACCTTATTAA
- a CDS encoding YjgP/YjgQ family permease produces the protein MKILDKYILTTYLKTFFSVFIILMLIFILQSVWLYIRELAGKDLEIDIILRFLINVTPRLVVLVLPLTILLSSIMVFGKFAENYEFAAMKSTGISLQRAMKTLSVFILGLSIVTFFFANNVIPAAEFNFYNLRRNIAQLKPSAVIAEGQFNQIGPTVNIKVEEKSGDRGQFLKNVIIHQKENEKDKKISSVTIAKTGELVSSINSNVIKLVLFDANTYKNVEQANLAKKSVRQEFIKSNSKAQTLFVDLSGLNDVDFKKESSVKKYSMFGVKALDSVIDTLRVVKRTDFERLSKNLFDRSRVSALNTNINPKKDTLYKENDFLKIFEPQQRVQLLNLAINSSKSTIQIIENNKRTFLNKERNLNKTIISYYEKYALAIMCVILFFVGAPLGALIKKGGIGLPIVIAVLIFLTYHFIGIFAKNSAEDSSVNPIFATWLPTLVMLPLGIYFTSRATKDRSLIDIDELLSPLKKLVIKEAIPPIKDNSILEETSESYLNLNTYDDKKLIDIVKNFHLYPQAENYRNTALKILNLRGYREQELKFSGNLTNENYTNALRYKSSYEENSKMSIFLYFVGITPSILGAILKNNGFSVLGKTLLGIGIFFMILFLITYFKSVKNQFNFNKLKGKKLLPITIISIILGIPFYFIHYIYHKNRMNKGLKLIK, from the coding sequence TTGAAAATACTTGATAAATATATACTTACTACATATTTAAAAACATTTTTCAGCGTCTTTATTATATTGATGCTAATTTTTATCTTACAATCTGTTTGGTTGTACATAAGAGAGTTAGCAGGTAAAGATCTAGAAATAGATATTATTTTACGATTTTTAATAAATGTTACCCCTAGATTAGTAGTTTTAGTTTTACCTCTTACAATTTTATTATCATCAATTATGGTGTTTGGTAAATTTGCAGAAAACTATGAATTTGCTGCGATGAAATCTACTGGAATTTCGCTTCAGCGTGCAATGAAAACCTTAAGCGTTTTTATTTTAGGCTTATCCATAGTGACTTTCTTTTTTGCTAATAATGTAATTCCTGCTGCAGAGTTTAACTTTTATAACTTAAGACGAAATATTGCACAATTAAAACCTTCTGCCGTTATCGCTGAAGGGCAATTTAATCAAATAGGTCCTACGGTAAATATTAAAGTTGAAGAAAAAAGCGGAGATCGAGGGCAGTTTTTAAAAAATGTGATCATTCATCAAAAAGAAAACGAAAAAGATAAGAAAATATCTAGTGTTACTATTGCTAAAACTGGAGAACTTGTAAGTAGTATAAACTCAAATGTCATAAAACTTGTTTTATTTGATGCGAATACTTATAAAAATGTAGAACAAGCAAATTTGGCTAAAAAAAGTGTAAGGCAGGAGTTTATTAAATCTAATTCTAAAGCACAAACATTGTTTGTAGATCTTTCAGGTTTAAATGATGTAGATTTTAAAAAAGAAAGTTCTGTGAAAAAATACTCTATGTTTGGGGTTAAAGCTTTAGATAGTGTTATAGACACATTACGAGTGGTTAAAAGGACTGATTTTGAAAGGCTTTCAAAAAATTTGTTTGACAGGTCTAGGGTTTCAGCATTAAACACCAATATTAATCCCAAAAAAGACACATTATATAAAGAAAATGATTTTCTCAAGATTTTTGAACCTCAACAGCGTGTGCAATTATTAAACTTAGCAATAAATTCGAGTAAAAGCACTATTCAAATTATTGAGAACAATAAGAGAACATTTCTTAATAAAGAAAGAAATCTCAATAAAACTATTATTTCTTATTACGAAAAATATGCATTAGCTATAATGTGTGTTATTTTATTTTTTGTTGGAGCTCCATTAGGCGCATTAATTAAAAAAGGCGGGATAGGACTTCCTATAGTTATCGCTGTACTTATATTTTTAACATATCATTTTATAGGTATTTTTGCTAAAAATAGTGCTGAAGATAGTAGTGTCAATCCAATTTTTGCAACATGGTTACCTACATTAGTAATGCTTCCTTTAGGTATTTACTTTACTTCAAGAGCAACAAAAGATAGAAGTTTAATAGATATAGATGAGTTACTCTCACCTCTTAAAAAATTAGTGATTAAAGAAGCCATCCCTCCCATTAAGGATAATTCTATTTTAGAAGAAACAAGTGAATCTTATTTAAATTTAAATACTTACGATGATAAGAAGCTTATAGATATCGTTAAAAACTTTCATTTGTATCCTCAAGCTGAAAACTATAGAAACACAGCATTAAAAATTTTAAATTTAAGAGGTTATAGAGAACAAGAATTAAAATTCTCTGGAAATTTAACTAATGAGAATTATACAAATGCATTACGCTATAAATCTAGTTATGAAGAAAATTCTAAAATGTCTATTTTTTTATACTTTGTAGGTATAACGCCTAGTATATTAGGAGCTATTCTTAAAAACAATGGTTTTTCTGTATTGGGAAAAACATTATTAGGAATAGGTATATTTTTTATGATTCTATTTTTAATCACTTATTTTAAATCTGTAAAAAATCAATTCAATTTTAATAAATTAAAAGGTAAGAAATTATTACCTATTACAATAATCTCTATTATATTAGGGATTCCTTTTTACTTTATTCATTATATCTATCATAAAAACAGGATGAATAAAGGTTTAAAACTAATTAAGTAA
- a CDS encoding outer membrane lipoprotein carrier protein LolA has translation MKSLTLIIITLLLSNFGMSQNSTEAKALLDQVSKKVKAYENIAIDFKYVLTNEEEGINQETRGNVIMQGEKYILNILGITRIFNGTTLYSISPEDEEVTISTENTEDDSTITPSKMLSFYENDYNYAMDIVQNVQGRKVQYVKLTPIDSNSEIKQVLLGIDSKTKHIYNLIEIGNNNTKTTLTVNSFKTNEPLSKTLFTFDEEKYKDYYINKLD, from the coding sequence ATGAAATCCCTTACTCTTATTATAATAACACTTTTATTAAGCAATTTTGGAATGTCTCAAAATTCAACAGAAGCAAAAGCTTTACTGGATCAAGTATCCAAAAAAGTAAAAGCTTATGAGAATATTGCAATTGACTTTAAATATGTTTTAACAAATGAAGAAGAAGGTATTAATCAAGAAACTCGTGGGAATGTAATCATGCAAGGTGAAAAATATATTTTAAACATTCTTGGTATCACACGTATTTTTAACGGAACGACATTATACAGTATAAGCCCAGAAGATGAAGAAGTTACTATTTCTACAGAAAACACAGAAGACGATAGTACTATAACTCCTAGTAAAATGCTATCCTTTTATGAAAATGATTATAATTATGCAATGGATATCGTTCAAAACGTGCAAGGTAGAAAAGTGCAATATGTAAAATTAACTCCTATCGATTCAAATTCAGAAATCAAGCAAGTACTTTTAGGTATTGATTCTAAAACAAAACATATTTACAATCTTATTGAAATAGGAAATAATAATACAAAAACTACACTCACTGTTAATTCTTTTAAAACAAATGAGCCTTTATCAAAAACCTTATTTACTTTTGACGAAGAAAAATATAAAGATTATTATATCAACAAATTAGATTAA
- a CDS encoding DNA translocase FtsK yields the protein MAKRKTTKKKTKSKRISKKISLTLSNQQKLVFGSLLLILGILFFLAFLSFLFTGKVDQSTLTEFTSRDVKVENWLSKTGAWISNFFIYRGFGVASFIFSGLIFLSGVYLLLNISKSRLRRHWFWGTLITIWISILFGFFSNNSILGGTIGFEMNSFFQDYIGKIGTVLLLALGLIIYLAARFKMTPQHFGKLFKSTKENIKDEFKVEEKEGESFQDYIPLDNDLTAEAEAIKSSFEIPLENLEPTITNYSNINKSKTENTSKELNIEIAPVEDTVEEDIDIKVDAIVEEQSETKNLSDKLVEDFGRFDPTLELGNYQFPPLDLLKKYNTEGITINQEELEDNKNKIVETLSNYKIGISSIKATIGPTVTLYEIVPDAGVRISKIKNLEDDIALSLSALGIRIIAPIPGKGTIGIEVPNKNATIVSMRSVIASQKFQKSEMQLPIALGKTISNETLVVDLAKMPHLLMAGATGQGKSVGLNAVLTSLLYKKHPAEVKFVLVDPKKVELTLFNKIERHYLAKLPDSEEAIITDNTKVINTLNSLCIEMDNRYEMLKNAMCRNIIEYNEKFKARKLNPNDGHQFLPYIILVVDEFADLIMTAGKEVETPIARLAQLARAIGIHLIIATQRPSVNVITGIIKANFPARIAFRVTSKIDSRTILDGSGADQLIGRGDMLYTQGNELTRIQCAFVDTPEVEAITEFVGSQKAYPDAHLLPEYVGEENGTGIDIDISDRDKLFKEAAVVIVTAQQGSASLLQRKLKLGYNRAGRLIDQLEAAGIVGPFEGSKARQVLVSDLTALDQLLENENNI from the coding sequence ATGGCCAAAAGAAAAACAACTAAGAAAAAAACCAAGTCAAAGAGAATATCTAAAAAAATAAGCTTAACCTTATCTAATCAACAAAAATTAGTGTTTGGTAGCTTATTATTAATTCTTGGTATTTTATTTTTTCTTGCCTTCTTATCTTTTTTATTTACTGGCAAAGTAGATCAAAGTACTTTAACAGAATTTACATCTAGAGATGTTAAAGTAGAAAATTGGTTAAGTAAAACTGGGGCTTGGATAAGTAACTTTTTTATCTATCGTGGTTTTGGAGTAGCATCTTTTATTTTTTCAGGACTTATATTTTTATCAGGTGTTTATCTTTTATTAAACATTAGTAAATCTAGATTAAGACGTCATTGGTTTTGGGGTACTTTAATAACTATATGGATTTCCATTTTATTTGGTTTTTTTAGCAATAACTCTATACTAGGTGGAACTATTGGTTTTGAAATGAATAGTTTTTTTCAAGATTATATTGGTAAAATAGGTACTGTTTTATTATTAGCATTAGGCTTAATTATTTATTTAGCTGCTCGTTTTAAAATGACACCTCAACATTTTGGAAAATTATTTAAATCAACAAAAGAAAACATTAAAGATGAGTTTAAAGTAGAAGAAAAAGAAGGAGAAAGTTTTCAAGATTATATACCATTGGATAATGATTTAACTGCCGAAGCTGAAGCTATTAAATCATCATTTGAAATTCCATTAGAAAATTTAGAACCGACTATTACTAATTATTCTAATATTAACAAATCTAAAACAGAAAATACTTCGAAAGAATTAAATATTGAAATTGCTCCAGTTGAAGATACCGTTGAAGAAGACATTGACATAAAAGTAGATGCTATTGTTGAGGAACAATCAGAAACAAAAAATTTATCAGATAAACTTGTTGAAGATTTTGGTCGTTTTGACCCTACTCTCGAACTTGGAAACTATCAATTCCCTCCTCTAGATCTGTTAAAAAAATATAATACAGAAGGGATTACTATTAATCAAGAAGAGCTTGAAGACAATAAGAATAAGATTGTTGAAACTTTAAGCAATTATAAAATTGGAATTTCTAGCATTAAAGCAACCATAGGCCCTACAGTGACTTTATATGAGATTGTACCAGATGCTGGAGTAAGAATTTCAAAAATTAAAAATTTAGAAGATGATATAGCTTTATCGCTTTCTGCATTAGGTATACGAATTATTGCACCTATTCCTGGAAAAGGAACTATAGGTATAGAGGTTCCAAACAAAAATGCAACTATTGTTTCAATGCGTTCAGTTATTGCTTCTCAAAAGTTTCAAAAATCTGAAATGCAATTACCAATTGCTTTAGGAAAAACTATTAGTAACGAGACTCTTGTTGTAGATTTAGCGAAAATGCCTCACTTATTAATGGCTGGTGCCACTGGGCAAGGTAAGTCTGTTGGACTAAATGCTGTATTAACATCACTGCTTTATAAAAAACATCCGGCAGAAGTGAAGTTTGTTTTAGTAGACCCCAAAAAAGTTGAGCTTACTCTTTTCAATAAAATTGAACGTCATTATTTAGCTAAACTTCCCGATAGTGAAGAAGCTATAATTACAGATAATACCAAGGTTATTAATACACTTAATTCTCTGTGTATAGAAATGGATAATCGTTACGAAATGCTTAAAAATGCAATGTGTCGTAATATTATCGAATATAATGAAAAGTTTAAAGCACGGAAATTAAATCCCAATGACGGTCATCAATTTTTACCTTATATCATACTGGTAGTTGATGAGTTTGCAGATTTAATAATGACTGCAGGAAAAGAAGTAGAAACTCCAATAGCTAGATTAGCTCAATTAGCAAGAGCTATTGGTATTCACCTAATTATTGCAACTCAACGTCCATCTGTAAACGTAATTACTGGGATTATTAAAGCCAATTTCCCTGCACGTATCGCTTTTAGAGTAACTTCTAAAATAGATTCTAGGACAATTTTAGATGGTTCTGGTGCAGATCAACTTATTGGCCGAGGAGATATGCTTTACACACAAGGTAATGAGCTTACTCGTATACAATGTGCTTTTGTTGATACTCCAGAAGTAGAGGCCATTACAGAATTTGTTGGATCTCAAAAAGCTTATCCTGATGCCCATTTATTACCTGAATATGTAGGAGAAGAAAATGGCACAGGTATTGATATAGATATCTCAGACAGAGATAAACTTTTTAAAGAAGCGGCTGTAGTAATTGTTACTGCACAACAAGGTTCTGCTTCTTTATTACAGCGAAAATTAAAACTAGGATATAACAGAGCAGGCAGGTTAATAGATCAATTAGAAGCTGCTGGTATAGTGGGTCCTTTTGAAGGTAGTAAAGCTAGACAAGTGCTAGTATCAGATTTAACTGCTCTAGATCAATTATTAGAAAACGAAAATAATATATAA
- a CDS encoding NAD(P)H-dependent oxidoreductase, giving the protein MDIIEKLQWRYATKKFDTTAEVSGDKLEILKNAFNLTASSYGLQPIKLIIVNNKELQKSLVEHSMDQEQVAQASHVFVFCIESKIDTNYINTYFERVKSIRNTPDEILNPFKEFLIEDFNEKSIQDVKLWATKQAYLALGNMLTVCAIEEIDACPMEGFNPDAYNTILNLEEKGLQSVLVMPIGYRTTDDIFADFKKVRKDITESIFEL; this is encoded by the coding sequence ATGGATATTATTGAAAAACTACAATGGCGTTACGCGACTAAAAAATTTGATACAACTGCTGAGGTATCTGGTGATAAATTAGAAATTTTAAAAAATGCATTTAATTTAACAGCATCCTCTTATGGACTACAACCTATAAAACTAATTATTGTAAATAATAAAGAATTACAAAAAAGTTTGGTTGAGCATTCTATGGATCAGGAGCAGGTAGCACAAGCGTCTCATGTTTTTGTATTTTGTATAGAATCTAAAATTGATACGAATTACATCAATACGTATTTTGAACGTGTAAAATCTATAAGAAATACGCCTGATGAGATTTTAAACCCATTTAAAGAGTTTTTAATTGAAGATTTTAATGAAAAATCTATTCAAGATGTTAAACTTTGGGCTACAAAACAAGCCTATCTTGCTCTAGGTAATATGTTAACTGTATGCGCTATTGAAGAAATTGATGCATGCCCTATGGAAGGTTTTAACCCTGATGCTTATAATACGATATTGAATTTAGAAGAAAAGGGATTGCAGTCTGTTTTAGTTATGCCAATAGGGTATAGGACTACTGATGATATATTTGCTGACTTTAAAAAAGTGAGAAAAGATATTACAGAAAGTATTTTTGAACTTTAA
- a CDS encoding diacylglycerol kinase family protein: MSKKESFITNRLKSISYAFKGAVLLIKTEASIKTQVFIAIIMTIAGFYYQISSTEWILQILAIGLVIGIEGINTAIEAIADFVHPEHHHKIGFIKDIAAGAVFIASVAAVIGGFIIYFPKIF, translated from the coding sequence AAAAAAGAAAGTTTTATAACAAATAGATTAAAGAGTATTTCTTATGCTTTTAAAGGAGCTGTACTTCTTATAAAAACAGAGGCTAGTATAAAAACACAGGTATTTATAGCAATAATAATGACGATTGCTGGGTTTTACTATCAAATATCTTCAACTGAGTGGATTTTACAGATTCTTGCTATTGGATTGGTTATTGGTATAGAAGGTATAAATACTGCCATAGAAGCCATTGCCGATTTCGTACATCCTGAACATCATCATAAAATTGGCTTTATAAAAGATATTGCAGCTGGCGCTGTATTTATTGCTTCGGTCGCAGCTGTTATTGGTGGGTTTATAATTTATTTCCCAAAGATTTTTTAA